From the Neoarius graeffei isolate fNeoGra1 chromosome 1, fNeoGra1.pri, whole genome shotgun sequence genome, one window contains:
- the LOC132882860 gene encoding C-C motif chemokine 18-like, with the protein MVFRSLLLGLLVLTCLQSFTMAEHAKEVKKCCVSYQTSRIPVKRITAYEETDIRCTNPGVIFTLKNGKVACANPKDKWVQRVMKINELKKHEITILSSTQPSV; encoded by the exons ATGGTCTTTCGTTCTCTCCTGCTGGGTCTGCTGGTTCTGACCTGCCTTCAGTCCTTCACAATGGCCGAAC ATGCAAAGGAAGTAAAGAAATGCTGTGTCAGTTACCAGACGAGTCGAATCCCTGTAAAACGCATTACAGCGTATGAAGAAACAGACATTCGGTGTACAAACCCTGGAGTCAT CTTTACTCTAAAGAACGGCAAAGTGGCGTGTGCAAATCCTAAAGACAAGTGGGTGCAGAGGgtcatgaaaataaatgaattaaagAAGCACGAGATTACAATCCTGTCCTCAACTCAGCCGAGTGTTTAA